From the Bacillota bacterium genome, one window contains:
- a CDS encoding ATP-binding protein gives MFNSLQWKIIFIYIMLILFSLQLISVYLVQSLEQYYLRNYKESLENQARLLSAFMIPSSSGDGEGWAEDTVRLARDFRDLYEMEIIILDNFAHIVGTSGSQALLGRRLIRDEITRALTGHQSDNIRYDPASSERRYFLAYPIQNDHNTLGVIYLSGSLKPVDDTLNEVKTILLTGVILALVVSFLLGLVLTRTITIPIKDVTDQAFNMARGDFSRKIDVQTADEIGRLGETFNYLADQLSYTINEMSSEKSKVEAIINNMSDGVAALDGKGYLIQINPSARRLMKMINLNIPALNRSGFNLLRNLIGSEATKQFIRKQKPLTAEISGYNPEHIMQVKVAPFKVDKGKLDGTLIVLHDVTRERELTRRQEEFVADVSHELRTPLTTVKSYVETLLDGAADEPEVRNRFLNILSKETERMVSMVRDLLVLSQIDSERVDWQRSNVDLRDLSLEAVDQVKQKLGTELPQFQINIKDNLPMVYIDRDKVMRVFSNLLNNAVKYTSSAGAVIIDAFLEGDLIKVLIEDNGIGIPDNELPRIFERFYRVEKTRSRDYGGTGLGLSIARKVVEAHGGKIWVESIVGAGTKVWFTLPLISEVEGL, from the coding sequence ATGTTTAACAGCCTCCAGTGGAAAATAATTTTTATTTATATAATGCTGATCCTCTTCTCACTGCAATTGATCAGCGTGTATCTTGTTCAATCACTGGAACAATATTACTTGCGGAACTATAAAGAAAGCCTTGAAAATCAGGCCAGGCTTCTTTCTGCTTTCATGATCCCTTCGTCGAGTGGGGACGGAGAAGGTTGGGCTGAAGATACTGTAAGGCTAGCCAGGGATTTCAGGGATTTATATGAAATGGAAATAATAATCCTCGATAATTTTGCTCATATAGTTGGAACATCCGGAAGTCAGGCTTTATTGGGCCGTAGGTTGATTAGAGATGAGATTACCCGTGCGCTAACCGGTCATCAAAGTGATAACATACGATATGATCCGGCATCCTCAGAAAGAAGATACTTCCTGGCTTATCCGATACAAAACGATCACAATACTTTAGGCGTTATATATCTGAGTGGTTCCTTAAAACCTGTTGACGATACTTTGAATGAAGTTAAAACAATTTTATTAACTGGAGTTATTCTGGCATTGGTGGTAAGTTTCTTGTTAGGTTTAGTATTAACCAGAACTATCACTATTCCGATCAAGGATGTTACCGATCAAGCTTTCAACATGGCGAGAGGAGATTTTTCCAGAAAGATCGATGTCCAGACAGCTGATGAGATTGGACGTTTAGGGGAAACATTCAATTATTTGGCCGATCAGCTCAGTTACACAATCAATGAGATGTCATCAGAGAAAAGTAAAGTTGAAGCGATAATTAATAACATGAGCGATGGTGTGGCCGCGCTAGATGGCAAAGGTTACCTTATTCAGATCAATCCTTCAGCAAGACGTTTAATGAAAATGATTAATTTAAACATTCCTGCGCTTAATCGTTCAGGGTTTAATCTTCTCCGTAATCTCATTGGATCGGAAGCTACGAAGCAATTTATCCGAAAGCAGAAGCCATTAACAGCAGAGATTTCCGGTTATAATCCCGAACATATTATGCAGGTTAAGGTTGCCCCTTTTAAGGTGGACAAAGGTAAACTCGACGGCACTTTAATTGTCCTCCATGATGTAACCAGGGAAAGAGAATTGACCAGACGGCAGGAAGAGTTTGTGGCTGACGTATCCCACGAATTACGAACCCCTCTTACCACAGTCAAAAGCTATGTGGAAACACTACTGGACGGAGCTGCTGATGAACCTGAAGTGCGCAACCGGTTTCTTAATATACTTTCCAAAGAAACTGAGCGAATGGTCAGCATGGTGCGAGATCTCTTGGTACTTTCTCAAATTGATTCTGAACGGGTAGACTGGCAAAGATCAAATGTAGATCTGCGTGATCTTTCATTGGAGGCAGTAGATCAGGTCAAGCAGAAATTAGGAACCGAACTCCCACAATTTCAAATAAATATTAAAGATAACTTGCCGATGGTATATATAGATCGTGATAAAGTTATGCGTGTCTTCTCAAATCTTCTAAATAATGCTGTGAAATATACTTCCTCTGCGGGGGCGGTCATTATCGACGCGTTTCTGGAAGGAGATTTAATCAAGGTGCTTATAGAAGACAACGGAATAGGTATACCGGATAATGAATTGCCCAGAATATTTGAAAGATTTTATAGGGTTGAAAAAACGCGAAGCCGTGATTATGGAGGGACTGGTTTGGGGCTTTCTATTGCCCGTAAAGTAGTTGAAGCTCACGGGGGTAAAATTTGGGTTGAGAGCATTGTTGGAGCGGGGACTAAAGTGTGGTTTACACTTCCGCTAATCTCAGAAGTAGAGGGTTTATAG
- the rho gene encoding transcription termination factor Rho, translated as MDIEKLKMMTLNDLHKLAKEHEIKGQSTMRKPELIESLTRLFSENGEQHSASGMLEIMTDGFGFLRRKKYYFSDDDIYISASQIRRFNMRTGDIITGRIRPPKDNERYYALLQVEAINGEDPEILANRPGYTSLVPIHPDEIIIMETKPHILSTRIIDLLIPIGKGQRGLIVSPPKAGKTMLLKQLANSISINHPEIELIILLIDERPEEVTDMERSVDADVVSSTFDQKPENHIRIAELVLERSQRLVEQGKDVAVLLDSITRLTRAYNLVIPPSGRTLSGGIDPGAFYKPKRFFGAARNIDGGGSMTILATAIVDTGSRMDDVVYEEFKGTGNMELHLDRRISERRIFPAIDISRSGTRREELLLDERKIELMWALRRAMGSSTSIEFLEALLDRLKKTKNNEEFLSNMHTMS; from the coding sequence TTGGATATAGAAAAACTGAAAATGATGACTTTAAATGATCTGCATAAGCTGGCAAAAGAACACGAAATTAAGGGTCAGTCAACCATGCGTAAGCCGGAACTGATTGAATCCCTGACCCGGTTATTTTCCGAAAATGGTGAGCAGCATAGTGCTTCAGGAATGCTAGAGATAATGACAGATGGATTTGGCTTCCTGAGACGAAAAAAGTATTATTTTTCCGATGACGATATTTATATCTCAGCTTCTCAGATCAGGCGCTTCAATATGCGTACCGGAGATATTATAACCGGTAGGATACGCCCGCCCAAGGATAATGAACGTTACTATGCTCTCTTGCAGGTTGAGGCAATCAATGGAGAAGATCCTGAAATATTAGCTAATCGTCCGGGATACACTTCACTTGTTCCCATCCACCCCGATGAAATAATTATAATGGAGACAAAACCGCATATTCTTTCAACAAGAATCATTGATCTCCTTATACCGATCGGAAAAGGACAGCGGGGCTTAATTGTATCACCTCCCAAAGCAGGTAAAACTATGCTTTTGAAGCAGCTTGCAAATAGTATATCTATAAACCATCCGGAGATAGAACTTATTATATTGCTCATCGATGAACGCCCTGAAGAAGTAACCGATATGGAACGCAGTGTTGATGCTGATGTAGTCAGCTCTACATTCGATCAGAAACCTGAAAACCACATCCGTATTGCTGAACTAGTTCTGGAACGTTCTCAGAGACTGGTTGAACAGGGAAAAGATGTTGCAGTTCTTCTTGACAGTATTACACGACTAACCAGAGCATACAACCTGGTGATTCCCCCAAGTGGTAGGACGTTATCAGGAGGGATAGATCCCGGAGCATTTTACAAACCTAAAAGATTTTTTGGCGCTGCACGTAACATAGATGGTGGTGGCAGCATGACAATATTGGCAACCGCCATTGTGGATACGGGAAGCAGGATGGATGATGTCGTTTATGAAGAATTCAAGGGAACCGGCAATATGGAACTCCATCTTGATCGTAGAATTTCTGAACGCCGAATATTCCCGGCAATTGATATTTCCCGATCAGGAACAAGGCGGGAAGAGCTTTTACTCGATGAACGTAAAATAGAGCTAATGTGGGCTCTCCGTCGGGCGATGGGAAGTAGCACAAGCATTGAATTTCTTGAAGCCCTACTTGATAGGTTGAAGAAAACAAAAAATAATGAAGAATTTTTAAGTAATATGCATACCATGTCTTAG
- a CDS encoding MBL fold metallo-hydrolase produces the protein MNVDSLTVSMFATNCYIVSCPDTKEAAVIDPGAEGKRIIEEIKKSNLKVQYIINTHGHIDHIAANGRLKEEFNAPVLLSKKDLEIYKNPGYGLGLVLRKQPEPDWFIGEGDIVRIGTANLSVIETPGHTPGGVSLYGGNTLFSGDTLFSGSVGRTDLSGGSYSELMNSIREKILVLPPDTVIYPGHGPATTIQDELVLNPFFNCDFI, from the coding sequence ATGAATGTTGATAGCTTAACTGTCAGTATGTTTGCAACGAATTGCTATATTGTCTCCTGTCCCGACACAAAGGAAGCCGCTGTTATCGACCCAGGGGCAGAAGGGAAGAGAATTATTGAAGAAATAAAAAAAAGCAACCTTAAGGTTCAATATATTATAAACACGCACGGGCATATAGATCACATTGCAGCAAATGGGAGATTAAAAGAAGAATTTAACGCTCCTGTACTGCTTTCAAAAAAAGATCTTGAAATCTACAAAAATCCGGGGTATGGTCTCGGTCTGGTATTACGAAAACAACCTGAACCTGATTGGTTCATCGGTGAAGGAGATATTGTAAGGATCGGAACAGCAAACTTGAGTGTGATTGAAACACCAGGGCATACGCCTGGTGGAGTGAGTCTTTATGGAGGTAATACACTATTTTCAGGAGATACTTTATTTTCTGGCTCTGTCGGGCGAACAGATCTTTCAGGAGGCTCATATTCCGAATTGATGAACAGTATTCGGGAAAAAATACTCGTACTACCGCCCGATACCGTAATTTATCCTGGTCATGGTCCGGCTACAACGATCCAGGATGAATTAGTTCTGAATCCTTTTTTTAATTGCGATTTTATCTGA
- the yycH gene encoding two-component system activity regulator YycH: protein MVERIKSVLLIFLVVLSLYLTYQLWYGKHPAELIVEDIYEQIEVEQPRQLEQIISPSQIAVFEEEMFYLLRENESAYEVLWDGLSVLLQNTDPDLDQEFSSLPTEKEPCYTYYFDPLLPVGEETPWLNSALPMLIKKIEIHCLEESLWLSIIEDSEEEIYLIIKEAPYEQFMETVSSINLSSKLTQVFITESLVADLTGRQIRVVRPIYLSQESVYLDDLAVRTEQLDRELLLKTFFVDYSLARIIEERDGGVIYTDGDKGLRLTYTGLLFSNPQIENGQSTFSYNTALLAGGNYLSYHGGWPVGLRLEEVKLIRRARTSYYSTEWIMYHEGLPLFTNQATRAIFNDLGLVSYTRSVFNVVSTTDSSEKFFPAAPWTEALISALNYFEERFPGFNAELSLEAMSLGYAIAGSVTSMRGVPVWFVQLNGEKFYLSAETLILLSEEDML from the coding sequence ATGGTCGAGCGAATTAAATCTGTTCTGTTAATTTTTCTGGTAGTGTTAAGTTTGTATCTTACATATCAGCTTTGGTATGGGAAGCACCCTGCGGAGCTCATTGTAGAAGATATTTATGAGCAAATAGAGGTAGAACAGCCTCGTCAATTAGAACAGATTATAAGCCCATCGCAGATCGCAGTGTTTGAAGAAGAGATGTTTTATCTACTCCGAGAAAATGAAAGTGCTTATGAGGTATTATGGGATGGATTATCTGTTCTCCTCCAAAACACCGATCCAGATCTTGATCAAGAATTCTCCTCGTTACCAACTGAAAAAGAACCCTGTTATACGTATTATTTTGACCCACTTTTACCTGTGGGTGAAGAAACTCCTTGGCTTAATTCTGCTTTACCGATGCTTATTAAAAAGATCGAGATTCATTGCCTTGAAGAATCTTTGTGGTTGAGCATTATAGAAGATAGCGAGGAAGAGATATACTTAATTATTAAAGAAGCTCCTTATGAACAGTTCATGGAAACTGTTTCGTCTATCAACCTGAGTAGTAAATTAACTCAAGTTTTTATTACAGAGAGTTTGGTGGCTGACCTTACAGGCAGACAAATCAGGGTTGTTCGGCCTATATACCTTTCACAAGAATCAGTTTACCTTGATGATCTGGCTGTAAGAACTGAGCAGCTTGATCGTGAATTACTCCTAAAAACTTTTTTTGTTGATTACAGCCTGGCACGAATTATTGAGGAAAGAGACGGTGGCGTTATATATACCGATGGTGATAAAGGGTTAAGGTTGACTTATACAGGCTTGTTATTCTCGAACCCCCAGATTGAAAATGGGCAATCAACCTTTTCGTACAATACGGCGTTACTGGCAGGAGGCAACTACCTTTCATATCACGGTGGCTGGCCGGTAGGGTTACGGCTTGAAGAAGTAAAATTGATCAGACGAGCCAGGACATCGTATTATTCAACTGAATGGATCATGTACCACGAAGGGTTACCATTATTTACTAATCAGGCAACCAGAGCTATTTTTAATGATTTAGGGCTAGTAAGCTACACGAGATCCGTATTCAATGTTGTTAGCACAACTGATAGTAGTGAAAAGTTTTTTCCAGCTGCGCCATGGACCGAAGCCTTAATTTCAGCACTGAATTATTTTGAAGAACGTTTTCCTGGATTTAATGCCGAATTGAGCCTCGAAGCAATGAGTCTTGGTTATGCTATTGCCGGTTCTGTAACATCTATGCGTGGTGTCCCGGTATGGTTTGTTCAACTTAACGGAGAAAAGTTTTATCTATCTGCAGAAACTTTGATCCTGCTCAGTGAGGAGGATATGTTATGA
- a CDS encoding sodium:calcium antiporter, translating to MVNPWLQFVISAAVIVYAGSKLTGSAAVVADKTGFGTAWAGALMLPLATSMPELVTTFRAAAINAPDLAVGNILGSCLYNLALLALIDLLEGRSALTSRIKQGHIITASMSIITISLASIGMIGITQLRIGWIGLETLLIVIIYIFGGRLIFRYEKKNLDIIDSYLKQQEEDKSLSAGRALLHFIIAGVFIVAAGVLLTDAADIIAVQSKLGHTFVGSIFLAISTSLPETVTTISAVKLRHLDMAVANVFGANFMNLFIISLTDLVYRQGPLLHDVSDFHFMSAIFVILLTAVMIFGLIYRSRKFVLCFGFDTLIVLLGYITLVYLLYSSGGN from the coding sequence ATGGTCAACCCTTGGCTACAATTTGTGATCAGTGCAGCAGTCATTGTATACGCAGGCAGTAAACTTACAGGTAGTGCAGCTGTTGTGGCTGATAAAACCGGATTTGGAACTGCCTGGGCAGGGGCATTAATGCTTCCGTTGGCCACTTCGATGCCTGAGCTGGTTACGACATTCAGAGCTGCGGCAATCAATGCGCCTGATTTAGCGGTGGGCAATATCTTAGGCAGCTGCCTTTACAACCTGGCTCTGCTGGCATTGATAGACCTGCTGGAAGGGCGAAGCGCTTTAACTTCCCGGATCAAGCAGGGTCACATTATTACCGCTTCAATGAGTATTATTACTATCAGTCTTGCTTCAATAGGGATGATCGGAATTACACAGCTCCGTATAGGTTGGATCGGTTTAGAAACGTTATTAATTGTAATTATATATATTTTTGGTGGCAGGTTGATTTTCCGTTACGAAAAAAAGAATCTTGATATCATAGATTCTTATCTTAAACAACAGGAAGAGGATAAATCTTTATCAGCAGGGAGGGCATTATTACATTTTATTATAGCCGGTGTTTTTATCGTAGCTGCCGGTGTTTTACTGACTGATGCAGCTGATATTATCGCAGTCCAAAGCAAACTTGGGCATACTTTTGTTGGTTCAATATTTCTTGCAATCAGCACATCTCTGCCGGAAACAGTAACTACTATTTCTGCTGTAAAATTAAGGCATCTGGATATGGCTGTTGCCAATGTGTTTGGCGCTAATTTCATGAACCTGTTTATTATATCTTTGACTGATTTGGTATATCGCCAGGGCCCTCTTTTACATGATGTATCTGACTTTCATTTTATGTCGGCCATATTTGTAATTTTATTAACTGCTGTAATGATTTTTGGACTTATTTACCGTTCCAGGAAATTCGTTTTATGTTTTGGATTTGATACTTTGATTGTCTTGTTGGGATACATTACACTTGTCTATCTGCTTTATAGCTCAGGTGGCAACTAA
- the prfA gene encoding peptide chain release factor 1, translating into MHDKLETIEKRYSELELLLSDPKTIEQRDEWLKMSKEIAALSPVVDLYRRYKEVNREIFEAEEMIGDTEEADMTDFLQTELSSLIQEKESIEEELNKLLLPKDPYDDKNVFIEIRAGTGGEEAALFAADLLKMYSRYAERNNFKAEIVDSHPTDIGGFKEVILGVEGKGAYSRLKYESGVHRVQRIPTTESGGRIHTSAATVAVLPEVEEVEIEVNPQDLRIDTFCATGPGGQSVNTTQSAVRITHIPSGVVVSCQDEKSQLQNKEKALRILRSRLLDKYISEQNAELAQTRKTMVGSGDRSERIRTYNFPQNRVTDHRIGLTLHKLDLILAGDLDDIVEHLTENEHQEKLKSVEE; encoded by the coding sequence ATGCATGACAAGCTGGAAACAATTGAAAAAAGATACAGTGAACTGGAGCTGCTGCTCAGTGATCCAAAAACCATAGAACAGCGTGACGAATGGCTCAAAATGTCCAAGGAAATCGCTGCTCTTTCACCAGTTGTTGATTTATACCGACGATATAAAGAAGTAAATAGAGAAATATTCGAAGCAGAAGAGATGATCGGGGATACTGAGGAAGCAGATATGACCGATTTTTTACAAACCGAATTAAGCAGCCTGATTCAGGAAAAAGAGAGTATAGAAGAAGAATTAAATAAACTTCTTCTGCCTAAAGATCCGTATGATGATAAAAATGTTTTTATTGAGATCAGAGCAGGTACAGGTGGTGAAGAAGCAGCTCTTTTTGCTGCTGACCTGCTGAAGATGTATTCACGTTATGCGGAAAGAAATAATTTTAAAGCAGAGATTGTTGATTCTCATCCCACTGACATTGGTGGCTTTAAAGAAGTAATTTTGGGAGTTGAAGGTAAAGGCGCATACAGCCGTTTAAAATATGAAAGCGGCGTACATCGTGTTCAGCGTATACCAACCACTGAATCTGGCGGGAGAATCCACACTTCTGCTGCTACTGTAGCAGTTCTCCCGGAAGTTGAAGAAGTAGAAATTGAGGTTAACCCTCAGGATCTAAGAATTGATACATTTTGTGCTACCGGTCCTGGAGGACAAAGTGTCAATACAACCCAATCAGCAGTACGTATTACCCATATACCTAGCGGAGTTGTTGTAAGCTGTCAGGATGAAAAATCTCAGCTTCAGAATAAAGAGAAAGCACTGAGGATACTACGCAGTCGGCTGTTGGACAAATATATATCTGAGCAAAATGCCGAACTTGCCCAGACCAGAAAAACAATGGTTGGTAGTGGTGATCGCAGTGAAAGAATCCGCACATATAATTTTCCCCAAAACAGGGTAACAGATCATCGTATCGGTTTAACCTTGCATAAGCTTGATTTAATCCTGGCCGGTGATCTTGATGATATTGTTGAGCATCTTACTGAGAATGAGCATCAGGAAAAGTTGAAATCTGTAGAGGAATGA
- the yycI gene encoding two-component system regulatory protein YycI produces the protein MNLGRAKLILIVAFTGLNLFMSYHLFWPDFGRLTRVAVTVEDQRIAEVFLNHNNYFLDTAINRAVQTSDFLTVTPDQNVQRILLARFIEGGAEIDFSDNVTYCKLDDEQVAIHPNGFIQTIFIPSAIITEHDITAIEERELLSLVESFLKSKDLYPQGIQYDYIEVKDDKEYIIHYYQLIDNTAVYASQLKVFITNGQVSSVETFWLDLEERFPFREIEVISALEALTNMVHEIGASAEPRTIKQINLGFFSVEYDAEKWEIPPVWRIVLDNNKRFYINAFTGNLEQDTTIIPDQLP, from the coding sequence ATGAACCTGGGCCGGGCTAAACTTATTTTAATTGTTGCTTTTACAGGGCTCAACCTATTTATGAGTTATCACCTGTTTTGGCCTGACTTCGGACGGTTAACCCGGGTAGCAGTAACTGTTGAGGATCAACGTATAGCTGAGGTCTTTTTGAATCATAATAATTACTTTCTTGATACAGCGATCAACAGGGCAGTTCAGACCAGTGACTTTTTAACAGTCACTCCGGACCAGAATGTTCAGAGGATATTACTTGCCAGGTTTATTGAAGGTGGGGCTGAAATTGACTTTTCAGATAATGTTACATACTGTAAGCTTGACGATGAGCAGGTTGCTATTCATCCAAACGGTTTCATACAGACTATATTCATACCTTCTGCTATAATTACCGAGCATGATATTACAGCTATCGAAGAAAGAGAGCTTTTATCGTTAGTCGAAAGCTTTCTTAAGTCGAAAGACCTCTACCCACAAGGTATACAATATGATTATATTGAAGTAAAAGATGATAAAGAATATATCATTCATTATTACCAGTTGATTGACAATACAGCTGTATATGCAAGCCAGCTTAAAGTTTTCATCACTAATGGTCAGGTTAGTTCAGTAGAAACATTCTGGCTTGATTTGGAAGAACGGTTTCCCTTCAGAGAAATTGAGGTTATTTCAGCGCTCGAGGCTTTAACAAATATGGTTCATGAGATCGGGGCCAGTGCGGAGCCGAGAACTATAAAACAGATAAATCTCGGATTTTTCAGTGTTGAATATGATGCTGAAAAATGGGAGATACCACCTGTATGGCGTATCGTGCTGGATAATAACAAACGGTTTTATATCAATGCATTTACCGGTAATCTTGAACAGGATACAACAATTATTCCTGATCAATTGCCATAG
- the rpmE gene encoding 50S ribosomal protein L31 yields the protein MKADLHPKYYRATVTCACGETFETGSTSENIKVEICSKCHPFFTGKQKFVDTGGRVERFKRKYGM from the coding sequence ATGAAGGCAGATCTGCATCCAAAATATTACCGGGCAACAGTCACCTGTGCATGTGGTGAAACTTTCGAGACAGGTTCAACAAGTGAGAATATTAAAGTAGAAATCTGTTCTAAATGTCATCCATTTTTCACAGGCAAACAGAAATTTGTTGACACCGGTGGACGTGTTGAAAGATTCAAACGCAAGTATGGTATGTAA
- a CDS encoding UDP-N-acetylglucosamine 1-carboxyvinyltransferase: MDKYIIKGNTNLKGKVKISGSKNTAVAILPAAILSSETVLIENLPDITDVRTMINILENLGVAIRRRGRDAVEMTPGNLSKVAPSYDLVKKMRASYYFMGSLLARFGRAEVPIPGGCDLGPRPIDQHLKGFSALGADIEIEHGMITLSAGKLVGANIYLDVVSIGATVNLMFAAAVAEGRTVLENVAKEPEIVDVANFLNAMGAKIRGAGTDVIRIDGIKKFNGARHTVIPDRIEAGTFMFAAAASRGVVTVEDVIPKHLEAITAKLREIGIRVKVEPERIIVDGTEPIRPADLKTFPYPGFPTDLQPPAMVLLSAAKGLSVVTENVFDGRYNYVDELKRMGAHIKVEGRTALVEGGYKLSGAPVSAPDLRSGAALVIAALIAEGESQVNDIEHVDRGYEKFDKKLISLGASIQRVTETEITQMSGNAD, from the coding sequence ATGGATAAATACATAATCAAAGGTAACACCAACCTGAAAGGGAAAGTAAAAATTAGTGGTTCGAAAAATACTGCAGTAGCCATACTGCCGGCAGCAATATTATCTTCAGAAACGGTACTAATTGAAAATCTACCTGATATAACTGATGTTCGCACTATGATAAATATACTGGAAAACCTGGGTGTCGCGATTCGCCGCAGGGGAAGAGATGCCGTTGAGATGACCCCGGGTAATCTATCAAAAGTTGCTCCCTCATATGACCTTGTTAAAAAAATGAGGGCTTCATATTATTTTATGGGAAGTCTTTTAGCCAGGTTCGGTCGTGCTGAAGTTCCGATACCCGGTGGATGTGATTTGGGTCCCCGCCCGATAGATCAGCATCTTAAGGGTTTTTCAGCATTAGGTGCAGATATTGAAATTGAACACGGGATGATAACGCTGTCTGCTGGCAAGCTGGTTGGTGCCAATATCTATCTTGATGTTGTCAGTATTGGGGCTACAGTTAATCTTATGTTTGCTGCAGCGGTAGCAGAAGGTAGGACAGTACTGGAGAATGTTGCAAAAGAACCTGAAATTGTAGATGTTGCAAACTTCTTGAATGCAATGGGAGCAAAAATTCGTGGTGCAGGTACTGATGTTATTAGAATTGATGGCATAAAAAAGTTTAATGGTGCCCGTCATACAGTAATTCCTGATCGTATCGAAGCCGGTACTTTCATGTTTGCTGCTGCAGCTTCAAGAGGAGTGGTAACAGTTGAGGACGTTATTCCGAAACACCTTGAAGCGATAACTGCCAAACTGCGGGAAATAGGCATAAGAGTTAAGGTTGAGCCAGAACGTATAATTGTTGATGGAACTGAACCGATTCGGCCTGCAGATTTAAAAACTTTTCCCTATCCCGGGTTTCCCACAGATTTACAACCACCGGCCATGGTTTTGTTGTCAGCAGCTAAGGGACTTAGCGTCGTGACTGAAAATGTATTCGATGGGCGATATAATTATGTTGATGAATTGAAAAGGATGGGGGCTCACATCAAGGTTGAAGGAAGAACTGCCCTTGTAGAAGGTGGATACAAACTCTCGGGTGCCCCTGTTAGTGCACCTGATCTCAGATCGGGGGCAGCCCTTGTAATTGCAGCCTTGATAGCTGAAGGAGAAAGCCAGGTTAATGATATAGAGCATGTAGATCGCGGTTACGAAAAGTTTGATAAAAAATTAATATCATTAGGTGCATCTATACAGAGGGTTACAGAAACTGAAATAACTCAGATGTCTGGTAACGCTGATTAA
- a CDS encoding trypsin-like peptidase domain-containing protein, which yields MDNNYDCVRSSRSRFWSFIGYLSFGILGLLLGAILVYGLFTFYLAPANEDFVTGPVGVNDTATETPQPDLPKSEQSLASIVDRVMPAVVGVTKHIYVTRFGERNLQEYESGSGVLISSDGYIVTNQHVVEDADKITVVIPNKGQYEAEFIGSDALTDLALLHIEAEGLVFMTLGDSEKVLVGESVVAIGNPLGFFQQTVTAGIVSAVERQVRIPGSDYAYTFIQTDALINPGNSGGPLVNTKGEIIGINTAKIALVGVEGIGLSIPSNTVKRVVSDLREYGRVLRPHLGIVVEDWLDYGDREPQRGILLVNIAPDSAADLAGLMTGDIIVAIDGQSINYLAQLFDRLLAYYPGDTVVITYHRDGIINQANLTLGERPESFEPVIIEEEQPDEGDE from the coding sequence ATGGATAACAATTACGATTGCGTACGATCATCACGAAGTAGGTTTTGGTCGTTTATAGGATACCTTTCTTTTGGTATTCTTGGTTTGCTGCTCGGAGCTATACTTGTATATGGACTCTTTACCTTTTATCTGGCTCCGGCTAATGAAGATTTTGTTACAGGACCTGTTGGTGTTAATGATACTGCGACGGAAACTCCCCAACCAGATCTGCCGAAATCCGAACAAAGCCTGGCCAGTATCGTCGATCGAGTGATGCCTGCTGTTGTCGGTGTAACAAAACATATCTATGTTACAAGGTTTGGGGAAAGAAATTTGCAGGAATATGAGTCTGGTTCGGGTGTCCTTATATCTTCAGATGGCTATATAGTAACCAATCAGCATGTTGTTGAAGATGCAGATAAAATAACAGTTGTTATCCCCAACAAGGGACAATATGAGGCTGAATTTATAGGTTCTGATGCATTAACCGATCTTGCTTTGTTGCATATTGAAGCAGAAGGTTTAGTTTTTATGACCTTGGGTGATTCTGAGAAAGTACTGGTTGGAGAGTCAGTAGTGGCAATCGGTAATCCTCTCGGCTTTTTTCAGCAAACGGTTACAGCCGGAATCGTAAGCGCAGTCGAGAGGCAGGTCAGGATACCGGGCAGTGATTATGCATATACTTTTATTCAGACTGATGCCCTGATCAATCCCGGTAACAGTGGCGGCCCATTGGTGAATACAAAAGGTGAAATAATCGGTATTAATACGGCGAAAATTGCATTGGTCGGTGTTGAGGGAATCGGTCTTTCTATCCCCAGCAATACTGTGAAAAGGGTAGTTTCTGATCTTCGTGAATATGGTAGGGTTCTTCGTCCTCACCTGGGAATTGTAGTCGAGGATTGGCTTGACTATGGCGATCGGGAACCGCAAAGAGGCATCTTACTTGTTAACATTGCTCCCGATAGTGCAGCTGATCTGGCAGGCCTGATGACAGGAGATATTATTGTTGCAATCGATGGACAAAGTATAAATTATCTTGCTCAACTCTTTGATCGGCTTCTTGCTTATTACCCCGGAGACACGGTTGTAATTACTTATCATCGCGACGGGATAATAAATCAGGCAAATCTGACCCTGGGCGAGCGTCCTGAATCGTTTGAGCCGGTAATTATTGAAGAAGAGCAACCTGATGAAGGTGATGAATAA